TTTACCTGCGTATGCAGGATCTTTACCATCTGCCACTAATTTGTCATAACATACGATAGAACCTGCTTGTAACATACCGCAAAGGATAGTTTGCTCACCCATTAAGTCAGATTTTACTTCTGCCACGAATGAAGATTCTAAAACACCTGCTTTATGACCGCCAGTTGCAGCAGCCCATGCTTTTGCGATCGCCATGCCTTCGCCTTTCGGGTCATTTTCAGGGTGAACCGCAATTAATGTTGGCACGCCGAAACCACGTTTGTATTCTTCACGTACTTCAGTACCTGGACATTTTGGTGCAACCATCACAACCGTAATATCTTTACGGATTTCTTCTCCAACTTCAACAATGTTGAAACCGTGTGAATAACCAAATGCAGAGTCTTTTTTCATTAAAGGCATGACATCGGCAACTACTTTAGAGTGTTGTTTGTCTGGTGTTAAGTTTACGACTAAATCTGCAGTTGGGATTAATTCTTCATAAGTACCCACTTTAAAACCATTTTCGGTTGCACGTTGGAATGACGCACGTTTTTCAGCAATTGCTTCAGGGCGTAAGGCATAGCTAATATCTAAGCCAGAATCACGCATATTCAAACCTTGGTTTAAACCTTGCGCACCACAGCCCACGATAACGATTTTTTTGCCTTTTAAGAAGTTTGCTTCATCTGCAAATTCTTCGCGATCCATAAAACGACAACGACCTAATTGGTCTAATTTTTGACGTAAATTTAATGTGTTGAAATAGTTAGCCATTTTGTTGTCCTTAATTGTGTAAGGTTGATAATTGTATGATGTTGTGTTTGCATATTTTTGTTGTGGGTGGGATTATAAAGTTTTTTGTGGTTGCGTAAAGTGATATTATGGGAATGTAATGTTGCGATTTGTGCAATTATGTTGTTTTTTTGTGGATTGCATCGTATTTCGCTCGATGAGCGACCTACTTTCTTTTACTCGTGTAAAAGAAAGTAGGCAAAGAAAACACGCCCCAATTAAATCGCAGCTCTTTGCTTTGTTTCAATTTTCTTAACGGCAATTTGCTGAACTCGCTACGCTCAAACAAACGCAAATTGCCTGAAAATTGAAAGTCGCAAAGGCGATTTATATGGGGCTCAGAATATATCAGAGCGTTATTAAAAAGTGCGGTTAGTTTTCTGGTATTTTTTTAAATACGCTAAATTTTACCCGCACTTTAAATTGAAGAAAGAACAAATTAGTTCCCTTCTTTGCCGCCTGAGAAATTGGAAACTTGTAGGAAATTTTCGTCTGTTTGAGCGTAGCGAGTTCAGAAAATTTCCGTTAAGCAAGTTTTCAATTTCTCAGGAAATAAGGCAAAGCAGGGCGTGTTTTCTTTTTGCCTACTTTTGCTTTGCATGAGCAAAGAAAAAGTAGGTCGCCATCGGCGAAACCCGAAATTAAATAAAATAAAAGAAGAAATTATGGAATTTACCGACCTACAAATATTCATCCACCTCAGTGATACAAAAAACTTCGCCAAAACTGCCACCCAAAACCACATGTCTCCCTCTACCCTTTCCCGTCAAATTCAACGATTGGAAGACGAGTTAGGGAAGACACTTTTTATCCGTGATAATCGCCAAGTCAAACTTACTGAATATGGCGAGAAATTTTTGCAATTTGCTAAAACAGAATGGCAAAACTGGCAACAATTTAAACAACAACTGAAAGATAAATCCGATGAATTTTGCGGTGAAATTAAACTTTTTTGTTCTGTAACCGCATCTTATAGCCATCTTCCTCACGTACTTAAAGAATTTCGCCAGCGTTATCCTAAAGTGGAAATTCAACTGACTACGGGTGATCCAGCGTTAGCACTAGAATTAATTCAAGCGCAACAAGTCGATCTCGCGCTTGCGGGGAAACCAAATAATCTGCCTTCTAGTGTAGTGTTTCATAAAATAGATGATATTAGTTTGTCCCTAATTGCCCCGCGAGTGGCTTGTTTGGCGACACAATTATTGCAAGAAAAACCTATTGATTGGCAGCAAATGCCTTTTATTTTTCCCGTTGAAGGTCACGCACGGCAGCGAATTGAACAATGGTTAAGGGAGAAACAAATTAAACACCCGAAAATTTATGCTACTGTTGCAGGACACGAAGGAATTGTGCCAATGGTGGGATTAGGATTTGGATTAGCAATGTTGCCTGATGCAGTAATTGACAGCAGCCCAATGAATAACCAAATTTCCAGACTTAATCTTGATAAACCTATTGAGCCTTTTGAATTAGGTATTTGCACCCAAAAAAGAAATCTCGAACAGCCCCTAGTCCGTGCATTTTGGGCGATGTTAGAATAGAATAAATAATGGTTTAAAATAAGGATTTCTTATGTTTAAAGGTATTCTCGTTTCATTATTAGCCTCGTTTTTATTTGGCTATATGTATTATTTTTCTACGTTACTAAAACCTTTGAGTGGCACAGATATTTTCGGTTATCGGATGATATTTACTTTTCCTTTTGTCCTGTTGTCCGTCACATTATTTAAACAAAAAGCAGCTTTAATTGAACGTTTAAAACGCATTCAAAAACGACCGCACTTAGCATTGTCATATTTACTTTGCGGATTATTAATGGGTTTTCAAATGTGGCTTTTTCTTTGGGCACCGAATAATGGCAGTTCATTAAGTGTATCTTTTGGTTATTTACTTTTACCAATTGTAATGGTGGCGGCAGGTCGCGTGTTTTTTAAAGAACGCATTTCAACATTCAAATTTATTGCCGTTATCATTGCAACATTAGGCGTAATTTCTAATATTGTGCTAAAAGGCGGTCTTTCTTGGGAAGCCATTGTTATCTGTTTAGGTTACACCGCATATTTTTCTATCCGAAAAGCATTAAAAAATACCGATCTTGCCTCCTTTTGTTTAGAAATGTTAAGCCTTATGCCTGTCAGTATTTATTTTGCTTTACAAACAGATTTCGCGACAGTACAACAAACCAATCCGTTTATTTGGGGGCTGCTTGTATTACTAGGATTAATCAGCGGTACTGCGTTAATTGCCTATGTAATAGCCAGTAATATGCTTCCTATGAATTTACTCGGTCTGCTTGGCTATGTTGAAACTATTATGATGCTATGCGTATCATTTTTGATCGGAGAACAAATTGATAGCGGAAGCTACCCACTTTTTATTTGTTTAGTTATCGCGATGATTCTTGTTATGGTTGATGGCGTTTACAAACAACACGCAAAAGGAAGTTTATAAATGTCATTTAAAGAAATAACTCCACAGCAAGCTTGGGAAATGATGCAACAAGGCGCAATATTAGTCGATATTCGAGATAATATGCGCTTTGCTTATTCACATCCTAAAGGTGCTTTTCATTTAACAAACCAAAGTTTTTTGCAATTTGAAGAACTAGCAGATTTTGATTCGCCTATTATTGTGAGTTGTTATCACGGCGTGAGCAGTCGAAATGTAGCGACTTTTCTCGTGGAACAAGGCTATAAAAATGTATTTAGTATGATTGGCGGATTTGATGGATGGTGCAGAGCAGAATTGCCGATTGATACCACTTACTAACCCATTCATCAAAAATATAAGATATAAAAAAGTGCGGTAAAAATTTACCGCACTTTTGTTGTTATTCTAATTAACTGAAAATTAGTTTTTCGCTGCAGCTGCTGCTTTAACAATTACTGCAAATGCAGGGGCTTTTAATGATGCGCCACCCACTAATGCACCATCGATGTCTGGCTGAGTAAATAATTCAGCGGCATTTGCATCATTTACAGAACCGCCGTATTGAATAATTACTTGCTCTGCCACGGCTTGTGATTTCGCTGCGATGTGACCACGGATAAATGCATGAACGGCTTGTGCTTGTGCTGGAGTTGCAGATTTACCCGTGCCAATTGCCCAGATTGGTTCGTATGCGATCACTGCACCGTTGAATGCTTCTACGCCTAATGCATTGATGACTGCATCAATTTGACGCGCACATACTTCTTCTGTTTTGCCTGCTTCGTTTTCTGCTTCAGATTCACCAATACATAATACTGGCACTAAACCAGCTTCTTTTAATGCACCAAATTTTTTCGCCACAAATTCGTCGCTTTCTTTATGATAAGTGCGGCGTTCAGAGTGGCCAATAATGATATATTTTGCACCGAAATCTTTTAACATTTCGCTAGAAATATCACCAGTAAATGCACCTTTCACATTGATATCTACGTTTTGTGCACCTAATTGAATCACACTTTTACCGCCACAGCTGCAACCACAACCAGAAAGTGCTGCTTCAGCCGTACCTAAATACATAACGGGGGGGGCAATTGCTACATCACAACCTGTTACATCATGTAATTCCGCTTTTAATCCCTCGATTAATTCTTTCGTGAATGCTTTGCTACCGTTTAATTTCCAGTTACCCATAACTAAAGGACGACGTGCCATTTTTGTTTCTCCATAGTTGATAAAATTAACTTGCTTACTATACCAAAATTTCGCCCCTATTCTTTGCAGAAGATCATAAAATTAAAAAAATTCTCACAGAAAGATGATTATCTTGAGCTAAAAAGCTACAATTACCTGTATGGAACCAATAAAAAATAACCAATTATGAAACTTTTCAAAGCTGAACAATGGAATATTGAAGTGCTTCTTCCTCTTTTTGAAGCCTATCGCCAAGCCTATGGGCAAGCAGAGAATCCAGAACGTACCTTAGCTTTTTTAACTAATCGTATGCGTTTTAATGAAAGCCTGTTTTTTATTGCGGTGGATGAAAATGAAAAGGCTATTGGCTTTGTGCAGCTTTTCCCTCGCCTTTCTTCTTTACAATTGCAACGTTATTGGCAAATCACCGATATTTTTGTGTTGGAACATGCGCAACAAACAGAAATTTATGCGGCGTTGATTTCTAAAGCAAAAGACTTTGTGCATTTCACGCAATCCAATCGTTTAGTGGCAGAATTAGCGCAAAATCAATATTCAATGTTGGAATCGGAAGGGTTTAAATTGAACCCAAAAGAACGTTTATTTGAATTGAGTTTGTCATGCTAACAGCGTTAAATCGTTATTGGGATTATTTGCGGATTGAACGCCAAATGAGTCCTCACACAATCACTAATTATCAACATCAGCTTGATGCCACCATCAAAATCTTAGCGCAACAAGATATTCATTCTTGGACACAAGTGACGCCTAGCGTGGTGCGCTTTATTTTAGCGGAAAGCAAAAAACAAGGCTTAAAAGAAAAAAGCTTGGCTTTGCGTTTATCCGCATTACGTCGATTTCTCAGTTTTTTAGTGCAACAAGGCGAATTAAAAGTAAATCCTGCCACAGGCATTTCTGCACCGAAACAAGGCTGGCATTTACCGAAAAATATGGATGGCGAGCAAATTCAACAATTGCTTGCCAACGATAGCAAAGAACCTATTGATATTCGTGATCGTGCTATTTTGGAATTAATGTATAGTTCAGGTTTGCGTTTATCTGAATTACAAGGCTTAGATTTAAACAGCATTAATACCCGTGTGCGGGAAGTACGCGTTATTGGAAAAGGTAACAAAGAACGAGTTGTGCCGTTTGGACGTTATGCTTCGCATGCTATTCAAGAATGGTTAAAAGTGCGGGCATTATTTAACCCAAAAGATGAGGCATTATTTGTTAGCCAGCTTGGAAATCGTATTTCTCATCGAGCCATTCAAAAACGTTTAGAAACTTGGGGTATTCGTCAAGGCTTAAATAGCCATCTTAATCCGCACAAATTACGTCATTCTTTTGCGACGCATATGTTGGAAGCCAGTTCTGATTTACGCGCCGTGCAAGAATTGCTTGGGCATAGCAACCTTTCCACCACACAAATTTATACTCACTTAAATTTCCAACATCTAGCAGAAGTGTACGATCAGGCGCACCCAAGAGCGAAACGAAAAAAATAAAAGAGCGGTTAAAACAAAAGAAATTTTAACCGCACTTTTAATTAATATTAGATTACTTCGCAGGAATATCGGCAAGTACTCTTGTCAATAAATCCCAATAGGTTTGTACTGTTGCGATTTCCACTTTTTCATCTGGCGAGTGAGCATTTCGGATTGTTGGCCCAACAGAAATCATTTCAATGTGTGGATAATGTTCTTTTAAAAGACCACATTCTAATCCTGCGTGAATGACTTTCACTACAGGTTGCTCGCCTAGCACTTCAGCATAATGTTTGCGAGTAACGTCTAAGATAGTTGAGTCATTTACCGGTTGCCAGCCTGGATAAGGCGCAGAAAACTCGACTTTTGCATTTGCTAAGATTGCAAGTGAGCTAAGCATTTCAGTTACGTAATATTTACCGCTTTCAATTAATGAACGAATTAAAATGGTGCTTTTTACCGCGTTACCTTCTGTTTTCAATACGCCAACGCTTAATGAGCTTTCTACAACATTTTTAACTACATCACTATTGCGGATTACGCCGTTTGGCAATACGTTGAGTGCATTAATTACCGTTTGAGTACTTTGTGCTGTGAATACTGTTGCAGATTTTTCTACAAATTCTACAAAAAGTGTGAGATTAGGTTCGGCAATGGCTAATTCTTCTTTAAGCACAACCGCGAGATTTTCTACCGCACTTTCTATGGCTTTTACATCGCCATTAAAGGCTAATACAGCCACAGCTTCTCGAGGAATTGCATTACGAATTGAGCCACCACGAATTTCAGAGAGAGTAAAGTGCGGTTCATTTTGAGAGAGTTTTGCTAATACTCGCGCTAACACTTTAATTGCATTTGCACGTCCTGTATGAATATCAACACCAGAATGGCCGCCACGTAAACCTTTAAGGGTGATTTGTACACTATGCTCAAACGTATTGGTTTCATATTGAACTGGAATTTCAAAGTTTGCGTTAATGCCGCCCGCACAACCAATGTAAATTTCGCCAATTTCTTCGGTATCTGTATTGATTAAAATTTCAGATTGTAACCAGTTATGACGCAGGTCTTTCGCACCATCCATCCCCGTTTCTTCTGTCATTGTTAAAAGCACTTCAAGAGGTGGATGCGCTAAATCATTGCTTTCTAACACAGCTAGAGTAGAGGCTAAACCGATACCATTGTCAGATCCTAATGTTGTACCTCGCGCTTTCACCCATTCCCCATCAATATAAGGTTGAATAGGATCTTTGGTAAAATCATGTGGGTTGCCTTCATTAGCCTGTGGCACCATATCTAAGTGCGCTTGTAGCACAACAGGTGTGTGATTTTCCATTCCTTTCGTCGCAGGTTTACGAATGAGAACATTGCCTACTTCATCGCGTTCCACAAAAAAATGCTTTTCTTTCGCCCAATTTACAATAAAGTTAGCTAACGCATCTTCATAATGAGAAGGATGAGGGATTGCACAAATTTGATCAAACCATTTCCATAACAATGAGGGTTGAAGTGTTGTAATTTCAGACATAGTTGCTCCTTTTTACTGAAAAAATTTACGAAATAATAGCATAAAACGCCATTTCGGGTTATCCTTACGCAATTTTTTATTTCTCGATAAATTTAAACTAAGGTGCAATTATGAGCGAAAAATATGTGGTAACTTGGGATATGTTTCAAATGCATGCCCGCAAATTATCA
The nucleotide sequence above comes from Haemophilus influenzae. Encoded proteins:
- the ilvC gene encoding ketol-acid reductoisomerase is translated as MANYFNTLNLRQKLDQLGRCRFMDREEFADEANFLKGKKIVIVGCGAQGLNQGLNMRDSGLDISYALRPEAIAEKRASFQRATENGFKVGTYEELIPTADLVVNLTPDKQHSKVVADVMPLMKKDSAFGYSHGFNIVEVGEEIRKDITVVMVAPKCPGTEVREEYKRGFGVPTLIAVHPENDPKGEGMAIAKAWAAATGGHKAGVLESSFVAEVKSDLMGEQTILCGMLQAGSIVCYDKLVADGKDPAYAGKLIQYGWETITEALKQGGITLMMDRLSNSAKLRAFELAEQIKESLGFLYYKHMDDIISGHFSATMMADWANGDKDLFAWREATGKTAFENAPKYDGKISEQEYFDNGVLMIAMVKAGVELAFEAMVASGIYEESAYYESLHELPLIANTIARKRLYEMNVVISDTAEYGNYLFSNVATPILAKEIIPNLQKGDLGEPTPAVEVDNITLRDVNDAIRNHPVELIGQELRGYMTDMKRIAVAG
- the ilvY gene encoding HTH-type transcriptional activator IlvY, which produces MEFTDLQIFIHLSDTKNFAKTATQNHMSPSTLSRQIQRLEDELGKTLFIRDNRQVKLTEYGEKFLQFAKTEWQNWQQFKQQLKDKSDEFCGEIKLFCSVTASYSHLPHVLKEFRQRYPKVEIQLTTGDPALALELIQAQQVDLALAGKPNNLPSSVVFHKIDDISLSLIAPRVACLATQLLQEKPIDWQQMPFIFPVEGHARQRIEQWLREKQIKHPKIYATVAGHEGIVPMVGLGFGLAMLPDAVIDSSPMNNQISRLNLDKPIEPFELGICTQKRNLEQPLVRAFWAMLE
- the rarD gene encoding EamA family transporter RarD, with the protein product MFKGILVSLLASFLFGYMYYFSTLLKPLSGTDIFGYRMIFTFPFVLLSVTLFKQKAALIERLKRIQKRPHLALSYLLCGLLMGFQMWLFLWAPNNGSSLSVSFGYLLLPIVMVAAGRVFFKERISTFKFIAVIIATLGVISNIVLKGGLSWEAIVICLGYTAYFSIRKALKNTDLASFCLEMLSLMPVSIYFALQTDFATVQQTNPFIWGLLVLLGLISGTALIAYVIASNMLPMNLLGLLGYVETIMMLCVSFLIGEQIDSGSYPLFICLVIAMILVMVDGVYKQHAKGSL
- the glpE gene encoding thiosulfate sulfurtransferase GlpE gives rise to the protein MSFKEITPQQAWEMMQQGAILVDIRDNMRFAYSHPKGAFHLTNQSFLQFEELADFDSPIIVSCYHGVSSRNVATFLVEQGYKNVFSMIGGFDGWCRAELPIDTTY
- the tpiA gene encoding triose-phosphate isomerase; translated protein: MARRPLVMGNWKLNGSKAFTKELIEGLKAELHDVTGCDVAIAPPVMYLGTAEAALSGCGCSCGGKSVIQLGAQNVDINVKGAFTGDISSEMLKDFGAKYIIIGHSERRTYHKESDEFVAKKFGALKEAGLVPVLCIGESEAENEAGKTEEVCARQIDAVINALGVEAFNGAVIAYEPIWAIGTGKSATPAQAQAVHAFIRGHIAAKSQAVAEQVIIQYGGSVNDANAAELFTQPDIDGALVGGASLKAPAFAVIVKAAAAAKN
- a CDS encoding GNAT family N-acetyltransferase, whose product is MKLFKAEQWNIEVLLPLFEAYRQAYGQAENPERTLAFLTNRMRFNESLFFIAVDENEKAIGFVQLFPRLSSLQLQRYWQITDIFVLEHAQQTEIYAALISKAKDFVHFTQSNRLVAELAQNQYSMLESEGFKLNPKERLFELSLSC
- the xerC gene encoding tyrosine recombinase XerC, with the translated sequence MLTALNRYWDYLRIERQMSPHTITNYQHQLDATIKILAQQDIHSWTQVTPSVVRFILAESKKQGLKEKSLALRLSALRRFLSFLVQQGELKVNPATGISAPKQGWHLPKNMDGEQIQQLLANDSKEPIDIRDRAILELMYSSGLRLSELQGLDLNSINTRVREVRVIGKGNKERVVPFGRYASHAIQEWLKVRALFNPKDEALFVSQLGNRISHRAIQKRLETWGIRQGLNSHLNPHKLRHSFATHMLEASSDLRAVQELLGHSNLSTTQIYTHLNFQHLAEVYDQAHPRAKRKK
- a CDS encoding aminoacyl-histidine dipeptidase encodes the protein MSEITTLQPSLLWKWFDQICAIPHPSHYEDALANFIVNWAKEKHFFVERDEVGNVLIRKPATKGMENHTPVVLQAHLDMVPQANEGNPHDFTKDPIQPYIDGEWVKARGTTLGSDNGIGLASTLAVLESNDLAHPPLEVLLTMTEETGMDGAKDLRHNWLQSEILINTDTEEIGEIYIGCAGGINANFEIPVQYETNTFEHSVQITLKGLRGGHSGVDIHTGRANAIKVLARVLAKLSQNEPHFTLSEIRGGSIRNAIPREAVAVLAFNGDVKAIESAVENLAVVLKEELAIAEPNLTLFVEFVEKSATVFTAQSTQTVINALNVLPNGVIRNSDVVKNVVESSLSVGVLKTEGNAVKSTILIRSLIESGKYYVTEMLSSLAILANAKVEFSAPYPGWQPVNDSTILDVTRKHYAEVLGEQPVVKVIHAGLECGLLKEHYPHIEMISVGPTIRNAHSPDEKVEIATVQTYWDLLTRVLADIPAK